TTAACCCAATCATGAAATGGAAACTGTTTTAAACAAGAAACATATGTATTGTGATATAGAATATCATATGCATCCACATTGGTAAATGGAATAGGAAAAAGTTCAATGTAAAAGCCTATTCCAGCTATTCTACTTTAGAATCAAAATATTCATCATTTGAAGTCAGAATAAAGAAGTAGAACTGGCAGattgaattatgttttcattgaaCTTTCTGGATCATAATGCAATCATTTGATTGCAAATATAATAAATCCAGttataacagttttttttttaatcaaactaTTAAATGATTACAGTAAACGTCTATATTTATTCTGGTGGCCCACTCAAATCTCTATACACAGAAACATGTAGCATGACCATCAATAAAGACAACCTGGGAGTATTTAGATCTGTTTAATTTCTCTGATCATATCTGGTCAGCTACAGATCAGCACTGTAGACAttcagtgccttgctcaaggataCTTCTGCAGGCTGCACACTTGCTAACatgcactcaagtcccaagtcacgACTGACAAGTCCTAAGTcttaaactttgagtttcgagtcAGACAAGTCATtatgcgctcttcaccaaatgtaatgccatttgaACAACAgagtaaatatatattaaagttACAAAAATCACTTGGGAGAaggtattttcaagtcaaaaggctcaagtccaagtcgagttgcaagtcctttttgattttgtcaaggCGAGTCAAAAGTCttcaaatttgtgactcgagtccaagtcatgtgGCTCGAGTCCACACCTCCGTTTGAATCCACTTCCTCTCCTTAAAGAGCAGTCTCCTTGACCACAACCCCACTCCCAAAATAACacactacatatacagtataaagaaGAAAGGGATGAAACAAGCCACTGATCTATTttgataaaataaacttgacaaCCCAGTTGCACTGCAAACAGTGACTCAGGTGTTTGTGCAAGTGAATGGTCATTATTCTGTGACAGGACTGCAACAGTGATGCTTATATAAAGTGAATAAACTGGGCTGCTTGTATAGGAGACATGGATGTAACAGCAGCTCTGATAATGTTGGTTAAAGGCCGCCCCTGTGTGGCTGCTTTTATACACTAGAATATAGAAATACGAGAgagaaacatacagtatatcattttGATTAGAAGATCTACTATTTTACATTATAATGTGCTTTCTAGCACGACATGAAGCACATGAATAGAGTATTGCCTTACATGTCTTGTAGACCTCATTGACGCTGTTAAAGTCGTTGATATCAGCGAGCAGCACAGTCGTCTTCACCACTGAAACCAAAGAGTTCACTCCGTCAGAGAGTTTGTTATGAATTATAAAAACACAAGCAGCCTGACAGCACTGAGATCATCTCACCGTTGGTGTAGTCGCAGCCAGCAGCTTTAAGGATCTCCCCCATATTGACGAGAGCCTGAGGGATGACAGATAATCAATTTTTAATATCACCTTCCTTTATTTATGTGGTTCAGATTTTTTTAGATTGAATAGCCACTCAGATGAGACCTGCGGGAAACATCCTCTTATTTTGATTCATCACTGTCAGGGTATTGGatttctgtctttgttgtttttcGGTTTAATGTTTTACCCCTACGGCTGGAAGTACTTTTTACGTTTATCTTTGGTGAACATCTTTTGGTcaatttctattttctttggttgcaaaaattatcaaataaaaaaaataggaaaCAATTTAAATTTGTGCTCTAATAAGTATAGCACAGCTCTACGCTCTGTGCCTACTGATCCATGTAATTAAAACAGACATTCACTGAAGGATTCATTTATTTGTGGATGGCAAAAGCATGTGGCACACATCTGTGCTTCTTGATTATCTTTGAAGTACTTAAAGTGTTACTACTCTAGGGGGGAGAATGTCACACTGCTCAGTGAAATGGAGAATCTGTCCCTGTGGAGCCTCACCTGTTTGGCCTGGGCCTGCACCCCTCCATCTACCAGCTGACCAGACGCCACGTCCATTCCCAGCTGACCCGAGATGTACATCGTTCTGTCCACAACCACGGACTGGCTGaagatgagacacacacacacacacacagacaattaCACACTACTTAGACCTGATACTGGATATTTAATTTCATGTGAGAGAAAAAATAGCAAAGAAAAGTTGCTAAAAAAAAACCCTGCTAATCCGTtttaaaaggataaaaaaaaaatatagattttaaaatataatatataaataaaaaataaataatatataaaaaagataaaatatataatatataaaatataatataataatattaatataatataataataatataatatataaaatataaatatatataaaatataaataaatatatatatatatatataaatataatatataaaatataatataaaatataatacataaaatatagattaaataaaattatgttGCAATTTACATTTTGGTGTATGTATCCATTCTCTCTTATTCTGCTTTATATAGGCCTACTTacttatacatacatttgcataaagcagcttatttgcccactcccatgttgataagagtattagattcttgacaaatctccctttaaggtacattttgaacagataaaacatgtgattaatatgggatgaatcgcgattaaatattctattTTCTCAATTTTGAATGAACAGCAGTAAATATGAAAGTGTCTGTAACCAAACTGAACTGTATCTGCACTTTAAAATATCTCAAGGACATGAGTGTATCATCAGTCTTATGATCCTGAAACCTCAGTTTCATGATCTAAAACCCCCACAGTCAGTCTGTTCTTCATGTTTTCATGGTAGTTTATCAAGTCAAATGTTGGAACAGACACAAACAATGGCTCAATAACCTTGAATCCAAATAAGATAAATGAGAGTCTATTCAGTCTGGTAAGTATCTCCACCCACTGGCAGCCCATTGGTCAGAGCAGGAACACCCCTCACATTGTTTCAACATTCAAGCCTTTTATTGTCAtcgtgtagtacaacgaaattagattgtgacaatcccataggtgctaatgaaaagataatacaataaaaaaagagatagagaaatctaaatataaaaaatacaataataattgGTGTAATAATTGTTTGTGCACGGATTgaattaaacaataaaacacactagattgttgttgttgttttttttgtcatattattctaatcatttcactttatttggTTTTAATCAAGTTATTAGAAAAATAGTACTTTTTAATTGAGTTTCTGCAGATTTAGACCTATAAATCCAGATAAAGTGCATTAATCCTTACCTGTATATTCCCTGTCTGACAGGAGCTTTTGGTGTGTAAGGGAATTGTCGACGAATAGATGCCATTTCTattcagctgtgtgtctctACTCTGCAGTGCTTTGTTCTGCTCTGCTTAAAGTTCAACTCTGAAAACTTTTTATGGAGTCATTTCAAGCAGGTGAGTTCATTGTGCACTAAGACCCGCCCCTGGTCAAATACTGGACTGTCCTTGTAattcatgcattcattcatGCACTTTATGCACCAGCTTCAGCACTCCACGTGTCACTATAAATAGAAAAGTATAtgcatatttctgttttttgaaGTTCCCTTACCTGTATGGACCGATGGCAGCCGGGGCTGATTTGGTGTTGATGATCTTTCTGTTGAGTGCAGACATGATTTCCCGATTCCCTCAATGTTTCAGCACCGTTTAGTGGCTGTGAATGAAGGAAGTTGTTGTGCAACAATTTATGGAGAGCAGGAACAGCCGTAAAGTCTACCGTAATGTCTGTCAACAGGAGCACGCtgcattcttgttttttttggaggaGCTTCTTTtagttcaggggtcagcaacctttactatcaaaagagccattttaggcaaaataataaaataaaaatctgtctggagccgcaaaacatttgagcattgtgatgaaggtaacacagtttatagtctaaatatatagtatataagtctaatgcagtgagggccaaagtgcaaaatgtacgacggagtattagggccacattgatggaaaaaacatctgagatttacagaataaagtcgtaatattatgagaaaaaggtcgtaactttacgagaaaaaagttgtaatattaagagaataaagtcataactttacgagaaaaaagtcgtaatattaagagaataaagtcaactttatgagaaaataagtcgttatattaagagaataaagtcataactttacgagaaaataagtcgttatattaagagaataaagtcataactttacgagaaaaaagtcgtaatattaagagaataaagtcaactttatgagaaaataagtcgttatattaagagaataaaatcataactttacgagaaaaaaagaaaataactcgtaaaatgactactttataatattgactttattctcataatacgactttattctcataatattacaactttttttctcataaacttgtgactttattctcgatatctcagatttaatttttttcctcaatgttgCTGTCGTAGtgtagacctacaacaatgataaataaaaattaaagtgtaaacaaacaacagttattcatttccatttttaaaaatccacagggagccactggagaagagctaaagagccgcaggttgcagactcCTGTTTTAGGAAATATCATGCAAACGGAAAATACTGGCGTCCATAGTAGAAGAGTTACGGTACAACAGGTGGTCAGGTGGTGATTCATGAAGTCTTCTTTTATTAActtaaagataagataaaagCATACTACTGCAGTTATGGTTAACTATAAGTAACTTTTATTATTTCTTgcaccttttcaaaataaagtattaCAAACAAAAGATAATAAATTAGGTGGTTCAAAACATAAATGCTTACATTCCACTCTACATCCTCATAAGTCATTATATATAGTGGAAATAACAGcgaaataaatgaaaatcatATAGCAGTCAAACAATGATTTCGGATAACTATACATATATGGCAGATTCTCCGCTACGTCATATTTTAAacagggctttttttttcttcttaattgTATAGAGCAAAATAGTTTCTGTTAAAGCTGAAAATCCAGCTTCCACATTAACAGTACTCTCAGCTGTGCAGTTAATACAATAGCATTCCACTAAATAAGCAAACGTAATTATAAACATGCATAGTCTAAAAAAACACACGTGGAAATCAAGCCACATATATTTGACAAAGGGCAGAAATATTAACAGCCAAATCAGCTACCATATTTAAACCAGTgccacaaaaagaaaaaaaacacatttaataaataaaatagtgaATGCTTGTGTGTGAGTTGCCAATGCACTGCAGACTTAATTTATGAAAACAATTCATGGCAAGAATGTTAATGATTTCTGTGAaagaacaggtaaaaaaaacaaaaaaaaaaacatttgagacaTCATCATTCAGAAATTGAGAGCATACTGATTGAGATTTGGATAGTGGTGTTTAAAATGTCAGCTCATTTTGGCCACATTGCCAGATCAGATGAGACATAAGATAGTGTAACAGGATTATAAGATTATCAAAATGTTGATTATGCACAAGACTGCATGTTAACATTCGTATGTAACAGAAACCCGCAGACGTATTGGACAtgtatttaaagaaatataaagtcATATTCATTCAAAAAGGTCATTAATAGCACGTGTAAAATCAATATGTCAAAACGAAACTATAGCAGAGCAGTTTGTTTCCCTCATGAAATAAGAGTAGGAAGAGTTTTCAATTACACATTCACAACTGTGAAATAAAGCCCAACTGACATTGGATTTTTGAGGCCAATAATGATTATCTTCAATATTTGATAGCTGAGAATCTGGTAACAGCCaatacttatatatattttttttaggataAGCACATGGCTTAAACAACCAGTTTTAATTTTCCCTAAATTTGTTTAAGGAACAACACAATCGATCACTGCACTGAACAGTTTTGtgtaaatgttaaaaatgaGCTTGTGTCGCAAAACACACAGCATGAAGAGtaacttcattccttcattAATaatcactccttaatgtcagaAAACTACTGTAGAAAACAGAAACAGCACATTCTCAATGATAACTGCTGAAACATTGATATAAGCTGCAGAGAAATTTGCTGAAAAATCTCTTGAAATTCAGACATTAGATGTGTGGCTGATGCAGCGGCTCTGTTTCTCCTCAAGTATTAGTCAGTCACTTAAGTGTTTTTACAAACATAAAACAGTTTGTCGTGCCTTCTTCGCTGCTTTGCATATAAGATCGCTCCACATATAGTCAAAATGTCTACAAAAGTCATATTGGAATCTGAAGTTAATCGATCTTAGTGTGGAACaattacagaaaaaataattattagaacCTTGAAATAAATCTGCAGGGTTTTTAAAGTCTCCAGGGATATTAAAACAAAAGTCATAAAGTATTTTGGAATGCTTTCGCTCGTATGGAAATCAATTCTTTTTAACTTAGGAATGAATTTCGGTGCAAACTCCGGTTTTAATTTGAGTAAAGTGGATCATTTTGTCAAGTAAAAGCTGTGATTTTAAAGCAGTGGTTACAGGTGTGTTATGAGGCACCAAGATGCACTGGATGTTTAAAAGAAGCCCAAAGAcaacataattaaataaatgataattaagACTAATGAAATCATTTTTCTGGTCCACCATGAAAAAACATGCATGATCCGTTCTTCACCATCCACATGATTTCTGTCATGTGTCCATTCTTGCAGCGTTCCACAGTCCACTTCCAGCTCATCTCCAAGTGAGGAAATGGATTTAACCGCCTGACGACTTGGCTGTTTTATCACATTGCTTATTGTAAAACTaggtttcaaatattttaaggCATTCTCAACGTAATCATCTTGATTGTCTTTGGTCATGGACAAGCCTCCACAGCTTTTTGTTGCAGGTATTTCCAAACTATGCTCTATATTATATTTACACTGAAAAGTGAAAAGTCTGAGGAAAAAAACGACCACTTGTCGTTGACCACTGTGTATTAAACTGCTGCT
This Sebastes fasciatus isolate fSebFas1 chromosome 17, fSebFas1.pri, whole genome shotgun sequence DNA region includes the following protein-coding sequences:
- the LOC141754503 gene encoding 2-iminobutanoate/2-iminopropanoate deaminase-like isoform X1, with amino-acid sequence MSALNRKIINTKSAPAAIGPYSQSVVVDRTMYISGQLGMDVASGQLVDGGVQAQAKQALVNMGEILKAAGCDYTNVVKTTVLLADINDFNSVNEVYKTFFTSNFPARAAYQVAALPRGGLVEIEAIAVVGPLVDS
- the LOC141754503 gene encoding 2-iminobutanoate/2-iminopropanoate deaminase-like isoform X2, encoding MASIRRQFPYTPKAPVRQGIYSQSVVVDRTMYISGQLGMDVASGQLVDGGVQAQAKQALVNMGEILKAAGCDYTNVVKTTVLLADINDFNSVNEVYKTFFTSNFPARAAYQVAALPRGGLVEIEAIAVVGPLVDS